CGGTCGACCATGGAGCACGACCTACTCCAGCTGTTGCACCTGCCGTCCCAGGACCACCTCATGGTCAGCTCGGGCTTCCTCGACGTCGGCGGCGGCCCCGTCCATTTCCCGGGCAGTGATGGCGGGTTCATCGGCCAAGTCGACGCCTCGGCGGGCCACGACGATTGTGGGTGGATGGAGGACCTCCTGCAGCTCGGCGACGAGCTGTTCCGCGACAATGCCGCCGGCACGGGCGATCAACTGCAGCCATGGCAGTGCGACGGCGGCTCCCCCGGCGACGATCCACCGCCAAGCATGTCCTTGGACGGCGATAGGAGCCCTCCTTCGGGGGAGCAAGGCGCCGGGGAGGTCGCCTCCGAGCAGCAACGCGACGACGGCGACGTGTCAGCGGCCACGCGGAAGCGGAGGGACCGGTCCAAGACGATCGTGTCGGAGCGGAAGCGGAGGGTCCGGATGAAGGAGAAACTCTACGAGCTCAGGTCGCTCGTCCCAAATATTACAAAGGTGAGCACATAGGCTCCGTCTGGAGCACGGGAACTTTTTCCGATACCTGCAGGAATCGAATTGCGTCATGGGAAATTCCTGCAAAATTATTGCGCAATCAGCTCCAGGTCCCTGGCCAGCATTTCATTATGTGTACGCGCCTTGAATGCAGATGGACAAGGCCTCAATCATCGCCGACGCGGTGGAGTACGTCAAGAACCTGCAGTCGCACGCCAGgaagctcaaggaggaggtCGCGACGCTCGAGGCGAGGCCGAGGTCGCCCAGGCAAGGGAAGAAGCAGCAGAACCGCTTTGTGGCGGCGGCTCGAAGCCACCAGGGCGCGCCACCCGCGGACGGCGACGCGGGGAGCACGGGCCGCGGCGCGCGGGTGACGCACGTGGGCGCGACGCAGGTCGGCGAGGGCAGGTTCTTCGTGACGGTGGAGTGCGAGCGGCGGGACGGCGCCGCGGCGCCGCTCTGCGCCGCCGTCGAGTCTCTGGCGTGCTTCCGGGTGGAGAGCTCCAGCCTCGGCCGGTCGGGGACGGACCGCCTCGTGTCAACGCTAACGCTCAAGGTATTGCTGGTGCACGCATGTGTTGGCGACATGTAATTAATGCACATTTGTATAATTAATCATGGGTTAATTATATATTTGTTAATCGACCTGCGCACTGATTAATTGTGGGTTGCATTGTGCAGGCAAGTGGTCAAGTAGGGGATGCGACGGCGATCCGCGAGGGCATGGTGAAGCTTTGGGTGATGGCGGCTCTTCTCGAGGAGGGCTTCCGACCCGAAGCGACGGTCGAGA
This genomic window from Phragmites australis chromosome 7, lpPhrAust1.1, whole genome shotgun sequence contains:
- the LOC133923462 gene encoding transcription factor BHLH156-like — encoded protein: MEHDLLQLLHLPSQDHLMVSSGFLDVGGGPVHFPGSDGGFIGQVDASAGHDDCGWMEDLLQLGDELFRDNAAGTGDQLQPWQCDGGSPGDDPPPSMSLDGDRSPPSGEQGAGEVASEQQRDDGDVSAATRKRRDRSKTIVSERKRRVRMKEKLYELRSLVPNITKMDKASIIADAVEYVKNLQSHARKLKEEVATLEARPRSPRQGKKQQNRFVAAARSHQGAPPADGDAGSTGRGARVTHVGATQVGEGRFFVTVECERRDGAAAPLCAAVESLACFRVESSSLGRSGTDRLVSTLTLKASGQVGDATAIREGMVKLWVMAALLEEGFRPEATVEIS